One window of Nostoc sp. C052 genomic DNA carries:
- a CDS encoding ABC transporter substrate-binding protein: MVNDSRRNPYIIGTPVEMLEKLFGRETIFKYIEDSLQQNAQFILLNGQRRIGKSSVLKNIPLAVSTDEFFFVHCDLQTHFYASLGEILYAIFSEVFKLLNLDITKLDILLRIDVDARTIINNRILPLVYDALDDKKLKKLVLLLDEFDVVTQNNTKQASEFLRFLENLVRRHEELFVIAVVGQYLDADQNFLQSNALQSLRSAPFGVIGLLDNKSAERLIIESANNVLRYQERAIAEIIKYSSGHPFYTQILCHEIFNLAMREDYSVIIPAFVSDVLDQAIESAEGGLGGFWDGLSISEKVVISAVAEAQEQNKLKDPLKLLESYGFVLTDSLEEAIQLLNNKGFIDTNPTKLKVELVRRWLLKRHQLRDEIWSLETLEAKNVESALNVARSLWQEKKLERALSFYEEVLQLNPNHFSTVVELAEKYLQVEKFDKALELYERANKVDPASYQPELIQALDQYGHWLITESNFAKAKQQYEKILMIEPTNTLAKQKLLEIKAFQAKRKNIVTDMLTQVLKLPISVSIPLLILLLVGVIISLFNGRMFSSCPAGQEKSLGIICSDIIASNPVNNKVKISRGDRTLFPDIRNSDRDQGFKSFEKGNYTEAEKLFKQAFANNKNRPDPEVLIYQNNARAIQRGNPLTLAAVVPATNRTELALEMLRGIAQAQNLFNQQRQFNDPLLEIIIADDENKGDIAKLVAEELVKNQSLLGIIGHSASHVTQEALNTYEKAKLPVISPTSTSTKLQQSKFFFRTVPSDEATAKKLTEYVLKEKINKALIFCNPDDPYSNSIREEFRIQFEKDNREIFEKPCINIAASDFNEDKIKNLLYQYKPQAKAILLFPDTQHLTAAITTIKARKEWLDNIEPQQRPDIKLLGGSSIFSVRILKEAGDAVEGLVVVVPWFRNAVKSISFTNATEKQWGVEVGWYTASSFDATQVFIESFKSSPNPYKSTVLLNLPKVRLLPKNTSGEEVKFDKNTREVKRDEKLLRVENGKFVVMPEAN; the protein is encoded by the coding sequence ATGGTAAATGATAGTCGAAGAAATCCTTATATTATTGGTACTCCAGTTGAAATGCTAGAAAAACTTTTTGGGCGAGAAACTATATTTAAATACATAGAAGATAGTTTGCAACAGAATGCACAATTTATCTTACTAAATGGTCAGCGACGTATAGGCAAATCTTCTGTTTTAAAAAATATTCCTCTTGCTGTATCTACAGATGAGTTTTTCTTTGTGCATTGCGATTTACAAACTCATTTTTATGCAAGTTTAGGTGAAATTTTATATGCGATATTTAGTGAAGTTTTTAAACTCCTTAATTTAGATATAACTAAACTAGATATTCTCTTAAGAATAGATGTAGATGCTCGCACAATTATTAACAATAGAATACTCCCACTAGTTTACGATGCACTAGACGATAAAAAGCTTAAAAAGTTGGTGTTGTTGTTAGATGAGTTTGATGTTGTAACTCAAAATAATACAAAACAAGCTTCAGAGTTTTTACGCTTTTTAGAAAATTTAGTTAGGCGGCATGAAGAATTATTTGTAATTGCAGTAGTTGGGCAATATCTCGATGCTGATCAAAATTTTCTACAATCAAATGCGTTGCAATCATTGAGAAGTGCGCCATTCGGTGTAATAGGTTTATTGGATAATAAAAGCGCAGAACGCCTGATTATCGAGTCTGCTAATAATGTTTTAAGATATCAAGAAAGGGCTATAGCAGAAATTATTAAATACTCATCAGGGCATCCCTTTTATACACAAATATTGTGTCATGAAATCTTCAATTTAGCAATGCGTGAAGATTATTCTGTAATTATACCTGCCTTTGTGAGTGATGTCTTAGACCAGGCAATCGAGAGTGCCGAAGGTGGATTAGGTGGGTTTTGGGATGGGCTGAGTATCTCCGAAAAAGTAGTGATTTCAGCAGTTGCAGAAGCCCAAGAACAAAACAAATTAAAAGATCCTTTAAAGCTACTTGAATCCTATGGATTTGTACTAACTGATTCTTTAGAAGAAGCTATTCAGCTACTAAATAATAAGGGATTTATAGATACTAATCCTACCAAACTAAAAGTAGAATTAGTGCGTCGTTGGCTATTGAAACGTCATCAACTTAGGGATGAAATCTGGAGCTTAGAAACACTGGAAGCAAAAAATGTTGAGTCGGCTTTGAATGTGGCTCGTAGTTTATGGCAAGAAAAAAAACTGGAACGTGCATTAAGTTTTTATGAAGAAGTTTTGCAGCTAAATCCCAATCATTTCAGTACTGTAGTGGAGTTAGCAGAAAAATACTTGCAGGTTGAAAAGTTTGACAAAGCTTTAGAACTTTACGAGCGAGCTAATAAAGTAGATCCGGCAAGCTATCAACCAGAACTTATACAAGCATTAGATCAATATGGACATTGGTTGATAACTGAGAGTAATTTTGCAAAAGCGAAGCAGCAGTACGAAAAAATTTTAATGATTGAACCTACAAATACTTTAGCTAAACAAAAACTACTAGAAATTAAAGCTTTTCAAGCTAAGAGAAAAAACATCGTCACCGATATGCTGACGCAAGTTTTGAAATTACCGATTTCAGTATCAATTCCACTGCTAATATTACTGCTAGTTGGTGTTATTATAAGTCTATTTAATGGTCGTATGTTTAGTAGTTGTCCAGCAGGGCAAGAAAAATCTTTAGGTATTATTTGTAGTGATATTATCGCTAGTAACCCAGTTAATAATAAGGTTAAAATTAGTAGAGGCGATCGCACTTTATTTCCAGACATAAGAAATAGCGATCGCGACCAAGGTTTTAAAAGCTTTGAAAAAGGAAATTACACCGAAGCAGAAAAATTATTTAAACAAGCTTTTGCTAACAATAAAAATCGTCCTGACCCTGAAGTACTAATTTACCAAAATAATGCTCGTGCGATTCAACGAGGTAATCCTTTAACTTTGGCAGCCGTAGTACCAGCCACAAATAGAACTGAGCTTGCTCTAGAAATGTTACGTGGTATTGCACAAGCGCAAAATCTGTTTAACCAACAACGTCAATTCAATGACCCATTACTAGAAATTATAATTGCTGATGATGAAAACAAAGGAGATATAGCAAAACTAGTAGCTGAAGAATTGGTAAAAAACCAATCATTGCTAGGAATCATAGGACATAGTGCTAGTCACGTTACTCAGGAAGCATTAAACACCTATGAAAAAGCTAAATTACCTGTTATCTCACCCACTAGCACTAGCACAAAGCTACAACAAAGTAAGTTTTTCTTTAGAACTGTACCTTCAGACGAGGCAACTGCTAAAAAATTAACTGAATATGTCTTAAAAGAAAAAATAAACAAAGCTCTAATTTTTTGTAATCCTGATGATCCATATAGTAATAGCATCAGAGAAGAATTTAGAATTCAATTTGAAAAGGATAACCGTGAAATATTTGAGAAGCCATGCATTAACATAGCGGCTTCAGACTTCAATGAAGACAAAATCAAGAATCTGCTTTATCAATATAAACCACAGGCAAAGGCAATATTATTGTTTCCAGATACACAACATCTTACAGCAGCAATTACAACTATTAAAGCTCGTAAGGAGTGGTTAGACAATATAGAACCACAACAAAGACCAGATATAAAATTGTTAGGAGGATCTTCTATTTTTAGCGTTCGAATCTTGAAAGAGGCTGGTGACGCTGTAGAAGGTTTAGTAGTAGTTGTACCTTGGTTTCGCAACGCAGTAAAATCAATAAGCTTTACAAACGCAACTGAAAAGCAATGGGGCGTTGAGGTCGGTTGGTATACTGCAAGCAGCTTTGATGCTACTCAGGTTTTTATAGAGTCTTTTAAATCATCCCCAAATCCATATAAGTCAACGGTTTTGCTAAATTTGCCAAAAGTTAGGCTTTTACCAAAGAACACCTCTGGGGAGGAAGTAAAATTTGATAAAAATACTAGAGAAGTCAAAAGAGACGAAAAACTGCTTAGGGTTGAAAATGGTAAGTTTGTTGTTATGCCGGAAGCAAATTAG
- the nagA gene encoding N-acetylglucosamine-6-phosphate deacetylase has translation MIQATQNPVDIINARVPGYKDLQMLLINQEGMIEQILPMGTVGKDICASVIDVAGDWISLGGVDLQINGALGLAFPDLKVENAHVLQKITKFLWDVGVDGFLPTLVTTSVDKIQRSLAVIADVIPSQQAGAKILGVHLEGPFLNYQKRGAHPAEYLLPLTIEDVKRVLGDYAHIVKVITLAPELDPTGEVIPYLRSLGITVSLGHSQATSAQGQLAFELGATMVTHAFNAMPPLHHREPGLLGAAITHPHVMCGFIADGEHVSPTMLQILLRASDYEKGLFLVSDALSPLGLPDGVYPWDSRQIEVKNGTARLADGTLSGTTLPLLVGVQNLVKWGICNVETAILLATDAPRQAIGLAEISKSQAANLLRWHWDEATKELTWQRLLG, from the coding sequence ATGATCCAAGCAACACAAAATCCTGTAGATATTATCAATGCTAGAGTGCCCGGTTACAAAGATTTGCAGATGCTCTTGATTAATCAAGAGGGCATGATTGAGCAAATCTTACCAATGGGTACAGTAGGGAAGGATATTTGTGCATCTGTAATAGATGTTGCAGGTGACTGGATTTCATTGGGTGGCGTTGATTTGCAAATTAACGGTGCTTTGGGATTGGCATTTCCTGATTTGAAGGTTGAAAATGCTCATGTACTCCAGAAAATAACGAAATTTTTGTGGGATGTCGGGGTAGATGGATTTTTACCGACACTTGTGACAACTTCAGTAGACAAGATTCAGCGATCGCTTGCTGTGATTGCTGATGTTATCCCCAGTCAACAAGCAGGTGCCAAGATTCTCGGAGTACATTTAGAAGGCCCATTTTTGAATTACCAAAAGCGCGGCGCACACCCCGCAGAGTACTTGTTACCCCTCACAATTGAGGACGTAAAGCGCGTTTTGGGGGATTATGCCCATATCGTGAAAGTCATAACTTTAGCGCCAGAGTTAGATCCCACTGGCGAAGTAATTCCATATTTGCGTTCTTTGGGGATTACCGTTAGTTTAGGACATTCTCAGGCAACATCTGCCCAAGGGCAACTTGCCTTTGAACTCGGCGCAACGATGGTAACTCATGCCTTCAATGCCATGCCACCATTACATCACCGCGAACCAGGATTATTAGGGGCAGCAATTACCCATCCTCATGTCATGTGTGGTTTTATTGCTGATGGTGAACACGTTTCGCCCACAATGCTGCAAATATTACTCCGTGCCAGTGATTACGAAAAAGGGCTATTCCTCGTCAGCGATGCCCTTTCACCTCTGGGGCTACCCGATGGCGTGTATCCTTGGGACAGTCGGCAAATTGAAGTTAAAAATGGTACGGCAAGACTCGCCGATGGCACGTTATCGGGGACGACTTTACCCTTATTAGTGGGAGTGCAGAATTTGGTGAAGTGGGGGATTTGTAATGTGGAAACTGCTATTTTACTAGCTACAGATGCACCTAGACAAGCGATTGGTTTAGCAGAAATTAGCAAGAGTCAAGCCGCAAATTTATTACGCTGGCATTGGGATGAAGCGACAAAAGAACTAACTTGGCAGCGATTATTGGGCTAA
- the bchM gene encoding magnesium protoporphyrin IX methyltransferase produces MNAADDKTIVREYFNSTGFDRWKRIYGDGEVNKVQLDIRNGHQQTVDTVLGWLKADNNLPELSICDAGCGVGSLSIPLAVDGAKVYASDISEKMVEEGRDRAKQTLGNDENPTFAVQDLESLSGSYHTVICLDVLIHYPQEKADEMISHLCSLAQSRIILSFAPKTCALSILKKIGSFFPGPSKATRAYLHREADVVRILETNGFSLERQAMTKTRFYFSRLLEATRK; encoded by the coding sequence ATGAACGCAGCCGACGACAAAACGATTGTTCGCGAGTATTTCAATTCCACAGGGTTTGACCGTTGGAAGCGAATCTACGGCGATGGCGAAGTCAACAAAGTCCAACTAGACATCCGCAATGGACACCAGCAAACCGTGGATACAGTTCTCGGTTGGCTGAAGGCTGATAACAATTTACCAGAGCTATCAATCTGTGATGCTGGGTGTGGTGTCGGTAGTCTCAGCATTCCCCTGGCGGTAGATGGTGCTAAAGTCTATGCCAGCGATATTTCTGAAAAAATGGTGGAAGAAGGTAGGGATAGAGCCAAGCAAACCTTGGGAAATGATGAAAATCCAACTTTTGCTGTACAGGATTTGGAATCGCTGAGTGGTAGCTACCATACTGTTATTTGCCTAGATGTTCTCATTCATTACCCTCAAGAAAAAGCCGATGAGATGATATCTCACCTCTGTTCTTTGGCACAGTCGCGGATAATTCTCAGTTTTGCGCCGAAGACCTGCGCCCTGAGTATACTCAAGAAAATTGGCAGTTTCTTTCCTGGGCCAAGTAAAGCCACTCGTGCATATTTGCACCGTGAGGCTGATGTGGTAAGAATCTTGGAAACTAATGGCTTTTCTTTGGAACGACAGGCGATGACGAAGACTCGCTTCTATTTTTCTCGCCTACTGGAAGCTACACGCAAGTAA
- a CDS encoding multidrug efflux SMR transporter, with protein sequence MFISWIYLIIAILFEVSGTTCMKLSEGFTKIVPSVLIFVCYGLCFTFLTLALKRLEVSVAYSVWAGLGTILIAIIGIIWFRESATFIKLLSISLIIIGVIGINASQ encoded by the coding sequence ATGTTCATCAGCTGGATTTACCTCATCATTGCAATCCTCTTTGAGGTTTCAGGCACAACCTGCATGAAGTTATCGGAGGGATTTACGAAAATAGTTCCTTCAGTATTAATATTTGTCTGCTATGGACTTTGTTTTACTTTTTTGACCCTTGCTCTCAAGAGACTTGAAGTAAGTGTGGCTTATTCCGTCTGGGCTGGATTGGGAACTATTCTAATTGCTATTATTGGAATTATTTGGTTTCGTGAATCTGCCACATTCATTAAACTTTTGTCGATTTCCTTAATAATCATAGGGGTAATTGGCATAAATGCAAGTCAATAA
- a CDS encoding AAA family ATPase, whose translation MIQLKSQRNPYIIGRPISEPEIFFGRQEQLAFIEENLSRGEKFILLHGQRRIGKSSLLQNIPKIVKVDKSAFVSFDLEYHSQEKLENLLESLAETIVEQLKIDPDKVVIPKAKEIEEQKDIFCTNFLPQIHEHLKDTNLVLLLDEFDALNNKYIGVELESLFKQLKNIVYRNQRLFVIIFAGRKPADISNLLKIFPKIPIAEVGLLDKESIKQLIIQPVSDSLKYEPKAIEAITDLSAGHPYFIQILCFAIFSRARELEKWEVYEEDVEMIIDRAVELAEAGFAWYWEALSIPEKVVFSAVAEAQKIAIEKKDQQLEKNPLMLLQSHNDVLSRDLQKKLTKELASKGFLNEQGSKVKIELVRRWLIQRHPLWHEIRELEKLDKQEVKDTYETRNQIPETSQNQKQSNMTQSGALSQHPQKSEQDVSSVKASKDKVHQNRGEIWLLTGFIFLGAAAIASLMIIIYAHNQSDSQNQNSPQNATSPSVNP comes from the coding sequence ATGATACAACTAAAATCTCAGAGAAACCCTTATATTATCGGTCGTCCCATTAGTGAACCGGAAATATTTTTTGGGCGACAGGAGCAATTAGCGTTTATTGAAGAAAATCTGAGCCGAGGCGAGAAATTCATATTACTACACGGTCAACGACGTATAGGCAAGTCATCTCTACTTCAGAATATTCCTAAGATTGTCAAAGTAGATAAGTCTGCTTTTGTTAGTTTTGATTTAGAATATCATAGTCAAGAAAAGTTAGAAAACCTGTTAGAAAGTTTAGCAGAAACTATTGTCGAACAATTAAAAATAGATCCAGATAAAGTAGTAATACCAAAAGCCAAAGAGATAGAAGAACAAAAAGATATCTTTTGCACTAACTTTTTACCCCAAATTCACGAACATCTAAAAGATACTAATTTGGTATTACTATTAGATGAATTTGATGCTTTAAATAATAAATATATAGGTGTAGAGCTTGAATCACTATTCAAACAGTTAAAAAATATTGTTTATAGAAATCAAAGATTATTTGTAATTATATTTGCTGGAAGAAAACCAGCAGATATATCAAATTTACTAAAAATATTTCCCAAAATACCGATTGCAGAAGTTGGGTTGCTAGATAAGGAAAGTATTAAGCAGTTAATTATCCAACCTGTTTCGGATTCTTTGAAATACGAACCAAAGGCTATAGAAGCGATTACCGATTTATCAGCAGGACATCCCTATTTTATTCAAATTTTATGTTTTGCAATTTTCAGTCGAGCTAGGGAACTCGAAAAATGGGAAGTTTATGAAGAAGATGTAGAAATGATTATAGATAGAGCGGTTGAGCTTGCCGAAGCTGGTTTTGCATGGTATTGGGAAGCTTTATCTATACCAGAGAAAGTAGTTTTTTCGGCGGTGGCTGAGGCGCAAAAAATAGCTATAGAAAAAAAAGACCAACAGCTAGAGAAAAACCCATTGATGTTACTTCAAAGTCATAATGATGTCTTGTCAAGAGATTTGCAGAAAAAATTAACTAAAGAACTAGCATCAAAGGGGTTTTTAAATGAACAAGGCAGTAAAGTTAAAATCGAATTAGTCCGACGTTGGTTGATACAACGTCACCCGTTATGGCATGAGATTAGGGAATTAGAGAAACTAGATAAACAAGAAGTTAAAGATACCTACGAAACTCGGAATCAAATACCTGAAACTAGCCAAAATCAAAAGCAAAGTAATATGACTCAAAGCGGTGCTTTGAGTCAACATCCCCAGAAGTCTGAACAAGATGTATCTTCTGTTAAAGCTTCTAAGGATAAAGTTCATCAGAATAGAGGAGAAATCTGGTTACTTACTGGATTTATTTTCTTAGGAGCAGCTGCGATCGCTTCCCTTATGATAATTATTTATGCTCACAATCAGAGCGATAGCCAAAATCAAAACTCGCCACAAAATGCGACATCTCCCAGTGTTAACCCTTGA
- a CDS encoding class II glutamine amidotransferase, protein MCQLLGMNCNVPTDICFSFEGFSARGGKTDNHSDGWGIAFFEGKGCRMFLDAQPSVASPVAEFVRSYPIHSTHVIAHIRKATQGEIALHNCHPFRRELWGQYWVFAHNGNLPDFDPENLGFYQAVGDTDSEKAFCMMLETLRSRFPQGKPDIKKLYPVLQEITGAIARLGIFNYLLSDGEHFFAYCSTKLSYIVRQAPFAAAHLIDQDMTVDFREVTTERDRVAVIATTPLTDNEVWTQIQPGELLVFQDGLPMKYAFT, encoded by the coding sequence ATGTGCCAACTGCTCGGAATGAATTGCAATGTTCCAACGGATATTTGCTTTTCTTTTGAAGGGTTTTCTGCACGGGGAGGAAAAACGGATAATCATAGCGATGGTTGGGGCATTGCTTTCTTTGAAGGAAAGGGATGTCGCATGTTTTTAGATGCCCAACCTTCTGTTGCTTCTCCGGTAGCGGAGTTTGTTCGGAGTTATCCCATCCACTCAACCCATGTCATAGCCCATATCCGCAAAGCTACTCAGGGTGAAATCGCCCTACACAACTGCCATCCTTTCCGCAGAGAATTGTGGGGTCAGTATTGGGTGTTTGCCCACAATGGTAATTTGCCAGATTTTGATCCAGAAAATTTGGGCTTTTATCAAGCCGTAGGTGACACCGATAGTGAAAAAGCATTCTGTATGATGCTAGAAACATTGCGATCGCGCTTTCCCCAGGGTAAGCCTGACATAAAGAAACTATACCCTGTACTGCAAGAAATTACTGGTGCAATTGCAAGACTGGGTATATTTAATTACTTATTATCAGATGGAGAACACTTTTTTGCTTATTGCTCAACCAAACTTAGCTACATTGTTCGCCAAGCGCCCTTTGCCGCTGCCCATTTAATTGACCAAGACATGACCGTAGATTTTCGAGAGGTGACTACTGAACGCGATCGCGTTGCTGTCATTGCGACAACACCCCTCACTGACAACGAAGTTTGGACACAAATCCAACCGGGAGAATTACTAGTTTTTCAGGATGGTTTGCCCATGAAATATGCATTCACTTAA
- the purE gene encoding 5-(carboxyamino)imidazole ribonucleotide mutase — translation MTPLVGIIMGSDSDLPTMKDAIAVCEEFGVESEVAIISAHRTPERMVQYAQLAHQRGIKVIIAGAGGAAHLPGMVASLTPLPVIGVPVPTRNLQGVDSLYSILQMPAGIPVATVAIGNAKNAGLLAVQILATHQPELLEKVQQYRQTLCESVIAKQAKLEQLGYEQYLQQML, via the coding sequence ATGACTCCCTTAGTTGGTATTATCATGGGCAGCGATTCCGATTTGCCCACTATGAAAGATGCGATCGCAGTTTGTGAAGAATTTGGTGTTGAAAGTGAAGTAGCGATCATTTCGGCTCACCGTACTCCAGAACGGATGGTGCAATATGCTCAACTTGCACACCAACGCGGCATTAAGGTAATTATTGCTGGTGCCGGAGGTGCTGCCCATCTACCGGGAATGGTAGCATCTTTAACTCCACTTCCAGTCATTGGTGTTCCAGTACCCACTCGTAATTTACAAGGTGTAGATTCTTTGTATTCTATTTTACAGATGCCTGCTGGTATTCCTGTAGCGACAGTAGCGATCGGTAATGCCAAAAATGCCGGTCTTTTAGCAGTACAAATCCTCGCAACCCATCAACCAGAATTGTTAGAAAAAGTGCAACAATATCGCCAAACCTTGTGTGAATCGGTAATTGCAAAGCAAGCAAAGCTAGAACAATTAGGCTATGAGCAATATTTACAGCAAATGCTTTAA
- a CDS encoding ATP-binding protein has translation MYPNSQNPFVVGTPVVPERFVGRKSLIAAAFDQINNRSHLAVWGGLEIGKTSFLVKLTSPDTWKQYGLDSSIAVIVRFSCKEVKPFTPFGFCKKLLSLLKDHLDTEPELQANINTVLAESRASIDSLRQLLVELAQRGKLLVLLIDDYDVALVQSQEYSEENMHQFLSECRRLAVDTQSKRNISIIVTSKKRLNDLELSFNPNASPWYNHYLFRQIKLFDNTEIDQFLQPFNKPITADLRQAIGEIAGGHPSLLQIVSFLLYEELRNNTSPHVEEFVRKLENSTQDFFDNTWQRCDSKDQNLLMLMALAKLRARLERRRYDLKDVDLIFTQSERNLTNLEEQGVIKRTANNGNISSYLFTSSLMEKWVIQEIWNFDDDLLTKRQKEFLNLMSHQQAENMKNAIVWVGKHKNDVISSLKFIYPIVEKIIKFFVV, from the coding sequence ATGTATCCAAACTCACAAAATCCTTTCGTTGTTGGAACTCCCGTTGTCCCAGAAAGATTCGTAGGGAGAAAGTCTCTCATAGCAGCAGCTTTCGATCAAATAAATAATCGCAGTCACTTGGCGGTATGGGGCGGATTGGAAATAGGAAAAACTTCGTTTTTGGTGAAATTGACTTCTCCTGATACTTGGAAACAGTATGGATTAGATTCATCAATAGCAGTCATAGTGCGCTTTAGTTGCAAGGAAGTTAAGCCTTTTACTCCCTTCGGTTTTTGTAAAAAATTACTCAGTTTACTGAAGGATCATCTCGATACTGAACCGGAATTGCAAGCCAATATTAATACTGTTCTAGCAGAGAGTCGGGCATCTATAGATAGTCTGCGTCAGCTATTAGTAGAACTTGCTCAAAGAGGAAAATTGTTGGTACTGCTAATAGATGACTACGATGTGGCTCTTGTTCAAAGCCAAGAATACTCAGAAGAGAATATGCACCAATTCTTGAGTGAATGCCGTAGATTGGCTGTTGACACACAATCAAAACGGAATATCTCAATCATTGTCACTTCTAAAAAACGTCTCAATGATTTGGAGCTAAGTTTTAATCCCAACGCTTCACCGTGGTATAACCATTATTTATTTCGACAAATTAAACTATTTGATAACACGGAAATTGACCAATTCCTGCAACCATTTAATAAACCAATCACAGCAGACTTACGGCAAGCAATAGGAGAAATTGCTGGAGGACATCCATCTCTATTACAAATTGTTAGTTTTTTGCTATATGAAGAATTACGCAATAATACATCACCTCACGTAGAAGAATTTGTGAGGAAATTGGAAAACAGCACTCAAGATTTTTTTGATAATACTTGGCAAAGGTGTGATTCTAAAGACCAAAATTTATTGATGTTGATGGCTTTGGCAAAATTGAGAGCCCGTCTGGAAAGAAGACGATATGACTTAAAAGATGTTGACCTAATTTTTACCCAAAGCGAACGAAATTTGACCAACCTAGAAGAGCAGGGTGTCATTAAACGGACAGCTAATAACGGCAATATTTCTTCTTATTTATTTACTTCATCATTGATGGAAAAGTGGGTAATTCAGGAAATTTGGAATTTTGATGATGATTTATTAACGAAAAGACAGAAAGAATTTCTCAATCTCATGAGTCATCAACAAGCTGAAAATATGAAAAATGCCATTGTCTGGGTAGGAAAGCATAAGAATGATGTTATCTCATCTCTAAAATTTATTTATCCTATAGTTGAAAAAATAATCAAGTTTTTTGTAGTTTAG
- a CDS encoding putative quinol monooxygenase, which translates to MTNQTIRIVARIIALPNKVEELKAVLLELIEPTRQEAGAIKYELLQNQYDQTDFTFVEEWTSQEALNTHLDSPHFQAAAAKLGGLVTATPDIRRYHLVA; encoded by the coding sequence ATGACAAACCAAACTATTCGCATTGTTGCCCGTATTATTGCTTTGCCTAACAAAGTAGAAGAACTAAAAGCTGTACTGTTGGAACTCATTGAGCCAACCCGTCAGGAAGCAGGTGCGATCAAGTATGAACTTTTGCAAAACCAATACGACCAAACAGACTTTACTTTTGTAGAGGAGTGGACTTCTCAGGAAGCCCTGAATACTCATTTAGATTCACCCCATTTCCAAGCGGCAGCAGCTAAACTAGGAGGTCTAGTGACTGCTACACCAGATATTCGTCGCTACCATCTTGTGGCATAG
- a CDS encoding DUF423 domain-containing protein, giving the protein MTQIFLSVAAILGGLSVAAGAFASHALREKISERSLEIFETGARYQMYHALALFLVAILISRTESPQPTLIASGWLFLIGIAIFSGSLYALSLTGIKSLGAIAPLGGAAFLAGWGTLAFAAWNLKL; this is encoded by the coding sequence ATGACGCAGATTTTTTTGAGCGTAGCTGCCATTTTAGGCGGTTTGTCGGTTGCTGCTGGTGCTTTTGCTTCCCATGCCTTGCGGGAAAAAATTAGTGAGCGATCGCTAGAAATTTTTGAAACTGGCGCTCGTTACCAAATGTATCATGCTCTAGCACTTTTTCTAGTAGCCATCCTAATTAGTCGTACCGAGTCTCCTCAACCCACTCTAATCGCCAGTGGATGGCTGTTTCTCATTGGCATTGCTATTTTCTCAGGAAGCTTGTATGCCCTTAGCTTAACCGGTATTAAATCCTTAGGAGCGATCGCACCACTAGGCGGTGCAGCTTTTCTTGCTGGTTGGGGCACTTTAGCTTTTGCCGCCTGGAATTTGAAGTTGTAA